A window of the Henckelia pumila isolate YLH828 chromosome 3, ASM3356847v2, whole genome shotgun sequence genome harbors these coding sequences:
- the LOC140888859 gene encoding uncharacterized protein, whose protein sequence is MTSFSKIPMFSKEDFDDWKIRMQAHLTALDDGMWFVITDGPLEITKVNTAIALTGGGPQYIEKPRIEWTAEDKKKANLNNLAKDILYKTLDKNTFSKIKTCKTEKEIWEKLIQLCEGNEQTKENKLSVATQKFDNIKMRPGESMTEFDERVSSIVIELNELGKTYPNREVILKVIRGLPKKWDVKTMTMRESKDLNKLELHDLFADLKAYEFELQTREEDQSTSQLTKALTALKIESPAKPEKLAEQINSDAMSLFVKKFGKFIRRNQEGSHKRNFQKKDSVEEPRSCFNCGKTGHFIADCPKPKNLDKRKKFKE, encoded by the coding sequence ATGACTTCATTCAGCAAGATTCCTATGTTCTCAAAGGAAGAttttgatgactggaaaattcgtatgcaAGCACATTTAACAGCACTAGATGATGGCATGTGGTTTGTCATCACTGACGGACCTCTTGAGATTACAAAGGTCAATACTGCTATAGCCCTCACTGGAGGTGGTCCACAATACATTGAGAAACCTAGAATTGAATGGACTGCTGAAGACAAAAAGAAGGCAAACTTAAACAATTTGGCTAAGGATATCTTATATAAAACTCTTGACAAGAATACCTTTagcaaaatcaaaacatgcaaaactgaaaaagagatttgggagaagTTGATTCAACTTTGCGAGGGAAATGAacaaacaaaggaaaacaagctatCTGTAGCTACTCAAAAATTTGACAACATCAAAATGAGACCAGGAGAATCAATGACAGAGTTTGATGAAAGAGTAAGCAGCATTGTTATCGAGCTCAACGAATTGGGAAAAACATATCCCAACAGGGAAGTTATCCTCAAAGTAATTCGAGGCCTTCCTAAAAAATGGGATGTAAAGACAATGACCATGAGAGAATCAAAAGACTTGAACAAATTAGAACTGCATGACTTGTTTGCAGATCTAAAAGCATATGAGTTCGAGTTGCAGACTCGAGAGGAAGATCAGTCTACCTCACAACTGACCAAGGCCTTGACTGCACTGAAAATTGAGTCACCAGCCAAACCGGAAAAATTAGCAGAACAAATCAACAGTGATGCCATGTCATTGTTTGTAAAGAAATTTGGCAAGTTCATCAGAAGAAACCAAGAAGGATCACACAAAAGAAACTTTCAAAAGAAAGATTCAGTTGAAGAACCAAGAAGCTGTTTCAACTGTGGGAAAACAGGACACTTCATTGCCGAttgtcccaaaccaaagaacCTTGACAAAAGAAAAAAGTTCAAGGAATGA